The following proteins are encoded in a genomic region of Stutzerimonas balearica DSM 6083:
- a CDS encoding DUF1513 domain-containing protein yields MKRRTLLGLGSALLAAGAVGGWTLSRQGHAPTLFSARDGADGRHYAVGYRLDGSRVFATPVKERCHDVYAHPHLPLVVFVGRRPSRESYLLDSRDGTLLQVLAAPADRHFYGHGVFHASGDWFYSTENDTTDAGRGVLGAYRVEERRLQRVGEHATHGIGPHQLLWMPDGETLVIANGGIRTEADSREMMNLDAMEPSLVLLRRDGTLVSKEQLPERMNSVRHLAVAADGTVVSGQQYEGDPLDHAPLVAIKRPGQAFQPFPLGEDVRQTMRQYTASLAIHDELRLLAVTAPRGNSVFFWDLDSATLRQQVHLPDCAGVAAVADGFVVSSGQGRCRLFDCRGERIAAEPLALPAGLWDNHLRLA; encoded by the coding sequence ATGAAGCGCCGCACCCTGCTCGGCCTTGGCTCGGCCCTGCTCGCCGCAGGCGCCGTCGGTGGCTGGACGCTCTCGCGCCAGGGCCACGCACCGACGCTCTTCTCCGCTCGCGACGGCGCGGACGGTCGCCACTATGCCGTTGGCTATCGCCTCGATGGCAGCCGCGTGTTCGCCACGCCGGTCAAGGAACGTTGCCACGACGTCTACGCCCATCCGCACCTGCCGCTGGTGGTGTTCGTCGGGCGCCGGCCCAGCCGTGAAAGCTACCTGCTCGACAGCCGCGACGGCACCTTGCTGCAGGTGCTTGCCGCCCCCGCGGACCGGCATTTCTACGGCCATGGCGTGTTTCATGCCAGCGGCGACTGGTTCTACAGCACCGAAAACGACACCACCGATGCCGGCCGCGGCGTGCTTGGCGCCTACCGGGTCGAGGAACGGCGCCTGCAACGCGTCGGCGAGCATGCCACCCACGGCATCGGCCCGCACCAGCTGCTCTGGATGCCGGACGGCGAGACGCTGGTGATCGCCAACGGCGGCATCCGCACCGAAGCCGACAGCCGCGAGATGATGAATCTCGACGCGATGGAGCCCAGCCTGGTGCTGCTGCGCCGGGACGGCACCCTGGTCAGCAAGGAACAACTGCCGGAGCGGATGAACAGCGTACGACACCTGGCCGTGGCCGCCGACGGCACTGTGGTTTCAGGCCAGCAATACGAGGGCGACCCACTCGATCACGCGCCGCTGGTCGCGATCAAGCGCCCCGGCCAGGCGTTTCAGCCCTTCCCGCTGGGCGAGGACGTGCGCCAGACCATGCGCCAGTACACCGCGAGCCTGGCGATCCACGACGAGCTGCGCCTGCTGGCGGTCACCGCGCCGCGCGGCAATAGCGTGTTCTTCTGGGACCTCGACAGCGCGACGCTGCGCCAGCAAGTGCACCTGCCGGACTGCGCGGGCGTTGCCGCCGTTGCCGACGGCTTCGTCGTCAGCTCCGGGCAAGGCCGCTGTCGACTGTTCGATTGCCGAGGCGAGCGCATCGCCGCCGAGCCACTGGCGCTGCCAGCCGGGCTCTGGGACAACCATCTGCGGCTGGCCTGA
- a CDS encoding imelysin family protein has product MALRPVLGGITGALLGSLLLTACSPADPFAETSKALTEQVLLPAYVDWAETDRRLAASAIAFCAENEPLDQARQAFVEAQTAWAGLQPLLIGPLGEGNTAWQVQFWPDKKNLVARQVNRLLDDKPDLTRADLDEASVVVQGLTAYEYILFDPDLAISEPATRARYCPLLVAIGEHQQRLSAGIVEQWKAKEGMAAQLLEFPSSRYAEPREAVAELLRVQVNALDGLKKKLGAPLGRQTKGHPQPFQAEGWRSDTTLASLDAALAAAQRLWQGDQGNGLRALLDDSQSPLAERIDQGYAELRAGIAAVQPPFAERLAEAEGRDQLSALYKQLDALHRLHQTELARALGVQIGFNAHDGD; this is encoded by the coding sequence ATGGCACTCAGACCCGTACTTGGCGGTATCACCGGCGCCCTGCTCGGCAGCCTGTTGCTCACTGCCTGCAGCCCTGCCGACCCGTTCGCCGAAACCAGCAAGGCGCTGACCGAACAGGTGCTGCTGCCGGCCTACGTCGATTGGGCGGAAACCGACCGCCGCCTGGCCGCCAGTGCCATCGCCTTCTGCGCCGAAAACGAACCGCTGGATCAGGCGCGGCAGGCCTTCGTCGAGGCACAGACCGCCTGGGCCGGGCTGCAACCTTTGCTGATCGGCCCGTTGGGCGAAGGCAATACGGCCTGGCAGGTGCAGTTCTGGCCGGACAAGAAGAACCTGGTCGCACGCCAGGTCAATCGCCTGCTGGATGACAAGCCGGACCTGACGCGCGCCGATCTCGACGAAGCGAGCGTGGTCGTCCAGGGGCTGACCGCCTACGAATACATCCTGTTCGATCCCGATCTGGCCATTTCCGAGCCTGCCACACGGGCGCGCTATTGCCCCTTGCTGGTGGCCATCGGCGAGCACCAGCAGCGCCTCTCGGCAGGCATCGTCGAGCAGTGGAAGGCCAAGGAAGGCATGGCCGCTCAATTGCTGGAGTTTCCCAGCAGCCGCTATGCCGAGCCACGCGAGGCGGTCGCCGAGTTGCTGCGCGTGCAGGTCAATGCGCTCGACGGGCTGAAGAAGAAGCTCGGCGCCCCGCTCGGCCGGCAGACCAAGGGACACCCGCAGCCGTTCCAGGCCGAAGGCTGGCGCAGCGACACCACCCTCGCCAGCCTGGATGCAGCGCTCGCCGCAGCGCAGCGACTCTGGCAAGGCGACCAGGGCAATGGCCTGCGCGCCTTGCTCGACGACAGCCAGAGCCCGCTCGCCGAACGCATCGACCAGGGTTACGCCGAACTGCGAGCCGGGATCGCCGCCGTGCAGCCCCCCTTTGCCGAGCGCCTCGCCGAGGCCGAAGGGCGTGATCAGCTGTCCGCGCTGTACAAGCAGCTCGACGCGCTGCATCGCCTGCACCAGACCGAGCTGGCCCGCGCCCTCGGCGTGCAGATCGGCTTCAACGCCCACGACGGAGACTGA
- a CDS encoding di-heme oxidoreductase family protein, whose amino-acid sequence MPLLARLSLAALVTLGISACDKAPDRFAAAEPGEAFSGGATSVRQYDQNAFSQPSANLSPMRRLDFSVGNSFFRNPWVIAPASTTARDGLGPLLNTNACQSCHIKDGRGHAPDETATSAVSMLVRLSIPAGPEHSEVVRQRGIAPEPTYGGQLQDMAIPGIAPEARVRLRYETRRVRFADGHEVELRSPILQLSELGYGPLHPDTLFSLRTAPQMIGLGLLEAIPEQALLANADPEDRDGDGISGRPNRVYDQVSGDTVIGRFGWKAGQPTLNQQNADAFFNDMGLSTSLFSGSSCTDAQSACAEMPHGGEPEVSDSILAQVLFYTRNLGVPMRRDVDHPEVLAGKRLFHRAGCQNCHTPQFTTASSGVEPELAGQVFRPYTDLLLHDMGDGLADGRPEFEATGREWRTPPLWGVGLTQAVSGHTRFLHDGRARNLMEAILWHGGEAEAARQTVLTFDQTERAALLRFLESL is encoded by the coding sequence ATGCCCCTCCTCGCTCGTCTGTCTCTCGCCGCTCTCGTCACCCTCGGAATCAGCGCCTGCGATAAAGCGCCCGATCGCTTCGCCGCGGCCGAACCCGGCGAGGCCTTCAGTGGCGGCGCGACCAGCGTCAGGCAGTACGATCAGAACGCCTTCTCGCAGCCGTCGGCGAATCTCTCTCCCATGCGCCGGCTGGACTTCAGCGTCGGCAACAGTTTCTTCCGCAACCCCTGGGTGATCGCACCGGCGTCGACGACAGCGCGCGACGGACTGGGCCCCCTACTGAACACCAATGCCTGCCAGAGCTGCCACATCAAGGATGGTCGCGGGCATGCACCGGATGAAACCGCGACCAGCGCCGTGTCGATGCTGGTGCGCCTGTCGATACCCGCCGGGCCCGAGCACAGCGAGGTCGTGCGCCAGCGGGGCATTGCACCGGAGCCGACCTACGGTGGCCAACTACAGGACATGGCCATTCCCGGCATCGCCCCCGAGGCTCGCGTGCGCCTGCGGTACGAGACCCGGCGGGTTCGCTTCGCCGATGGTCACGAGGTCGAACTGCGCTCACCGATACTGCAGCTCAGCGAGCTGGGTTATGGCCCGCTGCACCCCGACACGCTGTTCTCGCTGCGCACCGCCCCGCAGATGATCGGCCTGGGCTTGCTCGAGGCAATTCCGGAACAGGCGCTGCTGGCCAATGCCGACCCGGAGGACCGAGACGGTGACGGAATCTCCGGGCGACCGAACCGGGTCTACGACCAGGTCAGCGGTGACACCGTGATCGGTCGCTTCGGCTGGAAGGCCGGGCAACCGACGCTGAACCAGCAGAATGCCGACGCCTTCTTCAACGACATGGGCCTGAGCACCAGCCTGTTCAGCGGCAGCAGCTGCACCGATGCGCAGAGCGCCTGTGCCGAGATGCCGCATGGTGGCGAGCCGGAGGTCAGTGACTCTATTCTGGCGCAGGTTCTGTTCTACACCCGCAACCTCGGCGTACCGATGCGACGCGACGTCGATCATCCCGAGGTTCTGGCCGGCAAGCGCCTGTTCCATCGCGCCGGTTGCCAGAATTGCCATACGCCGCAGTTCACCACCGCCAGCAGCGGTGTCGAGCCGGAGTTGGCAGGACAGGTCTTTCGCCCCTATACCGACTTGCTGCTGCATGACATGGGCGATGGGCTCGCCGATGGCCGCCCGGAGTTCGAGGCCACCGGCCGCGAGTGGCGCACCCCACCGCTCTGGGGAGTCGGCCTGACCCAGGCGGTCAGCGGACATACCCGCTTTCTCCATGATGGTCGTGCGCGCAATCTCATGGAGGCGATTCTCTGGCATGGTGGCGAAGCCGAAGCGGCGCGCCAGACCGTGCTGACCTTCGACCAGACCGAACGCGCCGCACTGCTGCGCTTTCTGGAATCGCTCTGA
- a CDS encoding imelysin family protein: MLRTPTWATVTLLAVAVSLAGCEKEEPYNQTAAPEATTQAPAADQAAKLDQAAAKAVVEHYADLALAIFSDAHAAGVKLQDAVDALLANPNEQALDAAKQAWLAARVPYMQTEVFRFGNPVVDDWEGQLNAWPLDEGLIDYVQGDYQHALGNPGATANIIANREIQIGEDKIDISEITGEKLASLNELAGSEANVATGYHAIEFLLWGQDLNGTNPGAGQRPVSDFVEGEGCTGGNCDRRRAYLKAATELLVSDLAEMVEQWKAGNDGNYRASLLAEPAKNGLRKMLFGMGSLSLGELAGERMKVALEANSTEDEHDCFSDNTHNSHFYNAKGIRNVYLGEYQRIDGSTLTGPSLSSLVAANSPEVDSTLKTDLESTEAKLQVLVASAEQGEAFDQLIAADNAEGQEKVRNAIAALVKQTAAIEQAAAALGISDLNPDTADHQF; this comes from the coding sequence ATGCTACGCACCCCCACTTGGGCAACCGTTACCCTGCTGGCCGTTGCTGTCTCCCTGGCAGGCTGCGAGAAGGAAGAGCCCTACAACCAGACCGCTGCGCCCGAAGCGACCACCCAGGCACCGGCCGCCGACCAGGCCGCCAAGCTCGACCAGGCCGCAGCCAAGGCCGTGGTCGAACATTACGCCGATCTCGCGCTGGCGATCTTCAGCGATGCGCATGCCGCCGGCGTGAAGCTGCAGGACGCGGTCGACGCCCTGCTCGCCAACCCCAACGAGCAGGCGCTGGATGCCGCCAAGCAGGCCTGGCTGGCCGCGCGCGTGCCCTACATGCAGACCGAGGTGTTCCGCTTCGGCAACCCGGTGGTCGATGACTGGGAAGGCCAGCTCAATGCGTGGCCGCTGGACGAGGGGCTGATCGACTACGTGCAAGGCGACTACCAGCATGCCCTGGGCAACCCGGGCGCCACCGCCAACATCATCGCCAACCGCGAGATCCAGATCGGCGAAGACAAGATCGACATCAGCGAGATCACCGGCGAGAAGCTGGCCAGCCTCAATGAACTGGCGGGGTCCGAAGCGAACGTCGCCACCGGCTACCACGCCATCGAATTTCTGCTCTGGGGCCAGGACCTCAACGGCACCAACCCCGGCGCCGGCCAGCGTCCGGTCAGCGATTTCGTAGAGGGCGAAGGCTGCACCGGCGGCAACTGCGACCGTCGTCGCGCCTACCTGAAAGCGGCGACCGAGCTCCTGGTCAGCGACCTGGCCGAAATGGTCGAGCAATGGAAGGCTGGCAACGATGGCAACTACCGAGCCTCTCTGCTCGCCGAACCTGCCAAGAACGGCCTGCGCAAGATGCTCTTTGGCATGGGCAGCCTGTCGCTCGGCGAGCTCGCCGGCGAGCGGATGAAGGTGGCGCTGGAGGCGAATTCCACCGAAGACGAGCATGACTGCTTCAGCGACAACACGCACAACTCGCACTTCTACAACGCCAAGGGCATCCGCAACGTGTATCTGGGCGAGTATCAGCGTATCGATGGCAGCACCCTGACCGGCCCGAGCCTGTCGTCGCTAGTAGCCGCCAACAGCCCGGAGGTCGACAGTACATTGAAGACCGATCTGGAGAGCACCGAAGCCAAGCTTCAGGTTCTTGTCGCCAGCGCCGAGCAAGGCGAGGCCTTCGACCAGCTGATCGCCGCAGACAACGCCGAGGGCCAGGAAAAGGTGCGTAACGCCATCGCCGCGCTGGTCAAGCAGACTGCCGCCATCGAGCAGGCCGCCGCTGCGCTGGGCATCTCCGACCTGAATCCGGATACCGCCGACCATCAGTTCTAA
- a CDS encoding LemA family protein: MSLTTVIVLVSGFFIAAYAVILYNGLVRLKHGVGKAWANIDVLLRQRHEELPKLVETCKQYMQHERNTLEQVIRARGEVASARELGDIGSLGRAETGLRSSLGRLFALAENYPQLKADSSFAHLQQRISGLESGIADRRELYNEAVNLNNVRIEQFPDVLLARLFGFKPASLLEFGEAEKADVNLKTLFG; this comes from the coding sequence ATGAGTCTGACCACGGTAATCGTTCTCGTATCGGGATTCTTCATCGCCGCGTATGCGGTGATTCTCTACAACGGCTTGGTGAGGCTGAAACACGGGGTCGGCAAGGCGTGGGCGAACATTGATGTGCTGCTGCGCCAGCGACACGAGGAGCTGCCCAAGCTGGTCGAAACCTGCAAGCAATACATGCAGCACGAGCGCAACACGCTCGAGCAGGTGATCCGTGCGCGTGGCGAAGTGGCCAGTGCGCGCGAGCTGGGCGACATCGGCTCGCTGGGACGGGCCGAAACCGGCCTGCGGAGCAGTCTGGGGCGGCTCTTTGCGCTGGCTGAAAACTACCCGCAGCTGAAGGCCGACAGTAGCTTCGCGCACCTGCAGCAACGCATCTCCGGCCTGGAAAGCGGCATCGCCGATCGCCGGGAGCTGTACAACGAAGCGGTAAACCTGAACAACGTACGCATCGAGCAGTTTCCGGATGTGCTGCTGGCGCGGCTGTTCGGCTTCAAGCCGGCGTCTTTGCTCGAGTTCGGCGAGGCGGAGAAGGCCGACGTCAATCTCAAGACGCTGTTCGGCTGA
- a CDS encoding GIDE domain-containing protein, whose protein sequence is MDLGAFLSLAMGASFCVGGAVLCIGRWSRVRHLQDTPTSRIRSAAQGYTELVGVLGAASESPLFAPLTGEPCLWWRYCIEEYRASGKRSSWAVIERGESEGWLRLTDATGECLIDPRGAEVLPAWRRRWTGDRRHPRGGAPGGLLQLLGMGSRYRYTEERLHAGEPLYAIGEFRSAGGGRQAMNLDALRAEVIRQWKGDFAGLLARFDSNADGQLDEQEWRRVRLAAGLEAEDRQRQASQEPLLHRLGKPGDGLPFVLSSHGEDVIARRFYLQAAGGLLLCLAGAVWLAVHLGSVY, encoded by the coding sequence ATGGACCTGGGCGCGTTTCTGAGCCTGGCCATGGGCGCCTCCTTCTGCGTGGGCGGCGCGGTTCTTTGCATTGGTCGCTGGTCGCGTGTGCGCCATCTGCAGGACACGCCGACGTCGCGGATCCGCTCGGCGGCGCAGGGGTATACCGAACTGGTCGGAGTGCTCGGCGCGGCCAGTGAGAGCCCGTTGTTCGCCCCGCTGACCGGCGAGCCGTGCCTGTGGTGGCGTTACTGCATCGAGGAATACCGTGCCAGCGGGAAGCGCAGCAGCTGGGCCGTGATCGAGCGGGGAGAAAGCGAGGGCTGGTTGCGCCTGACCGATGCGACCGGCGAGTGCCTGATCGATCCGCGTGGTGCGGAAGTGCTGCCGGCCTGGCGGCGACGCTGGACCGGCGACCGTCGGCACCCGCGGGGCGGCGCACCGGGCGGCCTGCTGCAGCTGTTGGGGATGGGCAGCCGCTATCGCTATACCGAAGAGCGCCTGCACGCCGGTGAGCCGCTCTACGCCATCGGCGAGTTCCGCAGCGCTGGTGGTGGGCGGCAGGCGATGAATCTGGATGCCCTGCGCGCGGAGGTCATTCGGCAATGGAAGGGTGATTTTGCCGGCCTGCTCGCGCGTTTCGACAGCAATGCCGACGGCCAATTGGACGAGCAGGAATGGCGTCGGGTACGGCTGGCGGCAGGCCTGGAGGCGGAGGATCGCCAGCGGCAGGCGAGTCAGGAGCCGCTGCTGCATCGCCTGGGCAAACCGGGCGATGGCTTGCCGTTCGTGCTTTCCAGTCATGGCGAGGATGTGATCGCCCGGCGCTTCTATCTGCAGGCTGCCGGTGGGCTGCTGCTCTGCCTGGCCGGCGCAGTCTGGCTGGCCGTACACCTGGGGAGCGTTTACTGA
- a CDS encoding putative bifunctional diguanylate cyclase/phosphodiesterase — MKLELRNSLSRKLLRVVLLSALAVGLALSCAQIIFGAYKTRQLISDDAQRILRMTRAPSTQAIYSLDREMGQQVMEGLFEHESIRRAMIGHPGEEPLASKSRPPMKLATRELTDAIFGADQQYSVPLIGQPPYNEYYGDLQITLDTARYGEEFVSDSVVIFFVGILRALTLGIILYLIYEWLLTRPLTKLIEHLAHINPDHPGEHKLPLLKGHERNELGLWVETANGLLGAIEHNMRLRQQAESSLQRMTLYDALTGLPNRQQLQRQLDHILDEARRTQRKVAVLCLGLDDFKGINERYSYQAGDRLLVALAERLGNLSGHLGTLARLGGDQFVMVLDDLDEPYEAAELAQKVLDNLETPIDLNDQRVRLRATLGITLFPEDGDSPEKLLQKAEQTMTLAKSRARNRYQFYVASIDKEMRQRRELETELSEALKQGEFYLVYQPQVDYRQQRITGVEALIRWKRPDGKLVPPDVFIPLAEQNGSILAIGEWVLEEACRQLAEWRSQGLTWLRVAVNLSTAQLHHPELPTRVEQLLSRYALPAETLELEVTETGLMEDIQAAAENLHSLRRSGALISIDDFGTGYSSLSYLKSLPLDKIKIDKSFVQDIHCDEGGATIVRAVIQLGKSLGMKVIAEGVETAEQEAYLIGEGCHEGQGYYYSKPITPQELTPLLQRTATLGALTT; from the coding sequence TTGAAGTTGGAACTGCGCAACAGCCTGTCAAGAAAGCTACTGCGAGTAGTACTGCTGTCGGCATTGGCCGTCGGCCTTGCCTTGAGCTGTGCGCAGATCATCTTCGGCGCCTACAAGACGCGCCAGCTCATCAGCGACGACGCCCAGCGCATCCTGCGCATGACACGCGCCCCCTCCACCCAGGCGATCTACAGCCTGGACCGCGAAATGGGCCAGCAGGTCATGGAAGGGCTGTTCGAGCACGAATCGATTCGCCGGGCCATGATCGGGCACCCTGGCGAGGAACCGCTGGCCAGCAAGAGCCGGCCGCCCATGAAGCTGGCCACCCGCGAGCTGACCGATGCGATCTTCGGCGCCGACCAGCAGTATTCGGTGCCGCTGATCGGCCAGCCGCCCTACAACGAGTATTACGGCGATCTGCAGATCACCCTGGACACGGCGCGCTACGGCGAGGAATTCGTCAGCGACTCGGTGGTGATCTTCTTTGTCGGCATCCTTCGCGCGCTGACCCTGGGCATCATCCTCTACCTGATCTACGAGTGGCTGCTGACGCGCCCGCTGACCAAGCTCATCGAACACCTGGCGCATATCAACCCCGACCACCCCGGCGAGCACAAGCTGCCGCTGCTCAAGGGTCACGAGCGCAACGAACTGGGGCTTTGGGTCGAAACCGCCAACGGCCTGCTCGGCGCCATAGAGCACAACATGCGCCTGCGCCAGCAGGCCGAAAGCAGCCTGCAGCGAATGACGCTGTACGACGCGCTCACCGGGCTGCCGAACCGCCAGCAACTGCAACGCCAGCTGGACCATATCCTCGACGAGGCACGCCGCACACAGCGCAAGGTCGCCGTCCTCTGTCTCGGGCTCGATGACTTCAAGGGCATCAACGAGCGCTACAGCTACCAGGCCGGCGACCGCCTGCTCGTCGCCCTGGCCGAGCGGCTCGGCAACCTGAGCGGACATCTGGGCACGCTGGCGCGCCTGGGCGGCGATCAGTTCGTCATGGTGCTCGACGACCTCGACGAGCCCTACGAGGCAGCCGAGCTGGCGCAGAAAGTGCTCGACAACCTGGAAACGCCGATCGACCTCAACGATCAACGGGTCAGGCTCCGCGCGACGCTTGGCATCACCCTGTTTCCGGAAGATGGCGACAGCCCGGAAAAACTCCTGCAAAAGGCCGAGCAGACCATGACGCTGGCCAAGAGTCGCGCGCGCAACCGCTACCAGTTCTATGTCGCCAGCATCGACAAGGAGATGCGCCAGCGCCGCGAGCTGGAGACCGAGCTGAGCGAAGCGCTCAAGCAGGGCGAGTTCTACCTCGTCTACCAGCCGCAGGTGGACTACCGGCAGCAGCGCATCACTGGCGTCGAAGCGCTGATTCGCTGGAAACGTCCCGACGGCAAGCTGGTTCCGCCGGACGTGTTCATCCCGCTGGCCGAGCAGAACGGCAGCATTCTCGCCATTGGCGAGTGGGTGCTCGAGGAAGCCTGCCGACAGCTGGCAGAGTGGCGTAGCCAGGGGCTGACCTGGTTGCGCGTGGCCGTCAATCTGTCGACCGCCCAACTGCACCACCCGGAGCTGCCGACACGGGTCGAGCAGTTGCTCAGTCGTTATGCGCTGCCGGCTGAGACACTGGAGCTGGAAGTGACCGAGACGGGGCTGATGGAAGATATCCAGGCCGCCGCCGAGAACCTGCACAGCCTGCGCCGCTCGGGTGCCCTGATTTCCATCGATGATTTCGGAACTGGCTATTCATCGCTCAGCTATCTGAAGAGCCTGCCGCTGGACAAGATCAAGATCGACAAGAGCTTCGTCCAGGACATCCATTGCGACGAAGGCGGCGCCACCATCGTTCGCGCGGTTATCCAGCTCGGCAAGAGTCTGGGTATGAAGGTGATCGCCGAAGGCGTGGAAACCGCGGAGCAGGAGGCCTACCTGATCGGCGAAGGCTGCCATGAAGGCCAGGGCTACTACTACAGCAAGCCCATCACCCCGCAGGAACTGACTCCGCTGCTGCAGCGTACCGCCACGCTCGGCGCGCTGACGACCTGA
- a CDS encoding superoxide dismutase: protein MAFELPPLPYEKNALEPHMSAETLDYHHDKHHAAYVTNLNNLVPGTEFEGKDLESIIKTSSGGIFNNAAQVWNHTFFWNCLSPNGGGQPTGALADAINASFGSFDKFKEEFTKTAIGTFGSGWAWLVKKSDGSLGLASTIGAGNPMTAGDKPLLTCDVWEHAYYIDYRNARPKFVEAFWNLVNWDFVAKNFA from the coding sequence ATGGCTTTCGAATTGCCGCCGCTGCCTTACGAAAAGAACGCTCTCGAGCCGCACATGTCCGCCGAGACCCTGGACTACCACCACGACAAGCACCATGCCGCTTACGTGACCAACCTGAACAACCTGGTCCCGGGCACCGAATTCGAAGGCAAGGATCTGGAGAGCATCATCAAGACCTCTTCGGGCGGCATCTTCAACAACGCCGCGCAGGTCTGGAACCACACCTTCTTCTGGAACTGCCTGTCGCCCAACGGCGGCGGCCAGCCCACCGGCGCCCTGGCTGATGCCATCAACGCCTCGTTCGGCTCCTTCGACAAGTTCAAGGAAGAGTTCACCAAGACCGCCATCGGCACCTTCGGCTCCGGTTGGGCCTGGCTGGTGAAGAAGTCCGACGGCAGCCTGGGCCTGGCGAGCACCATCGGTGCCGGCAACCCGATGACCGCCGGCGACAAGCCGCTGCTGACCTGCGACGTGTGGGAGCATGCCTACTACATCGACTACCGCAACGCCCGTCCGAAGTTCGTCGAAGCGTTCTGGAACCTGGTCAACTGGGACTTCGTCGCGAAGAACTTCGCCTGA
- a CDS encoding LysE/ArgO family amino acid transporter: MGTLWSSYLNGLAVTAGLIVAIGAQNAFVLAQSLRREHHLPVAVLCIFCDAVLVSLGVFGLAALLAESPTLLSVTRWGGVAFLLWYGLQALLRALRPQALQQGDEPRPRSLRAVLLTALAVTLLNPHVYLDTVLLIGSLGAQQPEPGAYTAGAASASLAWFTMLALGGAWLAPWLARPLTWRLIDLGVAGMMFAVAAQLAFAG; encoded by the coding sequence ATGGGAACCCTCTGGAGCAGTTATCTGAACGGGCTGGCCGTGACCGCCGGCTTGATCGTCGCGATCGGGGCACAGAATGCCTTCGTCCTGGCGCAGAGCCTGCGCCGCGAGCACCACCTGCCTGTGGCCGTGCTGTGCATCTTCTGCGATGCCGTCCTCGTCAGCCTGGGGGTGTTCGGGCTCGCCGCGCTGCTCGCCGAAAGTCCGACACTGCTCAGCGTGACCCGCTGGGGCGGCGTGGCATTCCTGCTCTGGTACGGCCTGCAGGCATTGCTGCGTGCGCTGCGGCCACAGGCCCTGCAACAGGGCGACGAGCCGCGGCCGCGTTCGCTGCGCGCGGTGCTGCTGACAGCCCTGGCCGTCACCCTGCTCAATCCCCATGTCTATCTCGACACGGTGCTGCTGATCGGCTCGCTCGGTGCGCAGCAGCCGGAGCCCGGTGCCTACACCGCGGGAGCTGCCAGCGCCTCGCTGGCCTGGTTCACGATGCTCGCGCTCGGCGGCGCCTGGCTGGCGCCCTGGTTGGCGCGGCCGCTGACCTGGCGGCTGATCGACCTGGGGGTAGCCGGCATGATGTTCGCGGTCGCCGCGCAGCTGGCCTTCGCCGGCTGA
- a CDS encoding LysR family transcriptional regulator ArgP — protein sequence MFDYKLLAALAAVVEQAGFERAAQVLGLSQSAVSQRIKLLEARVGQPVLLRSMPPRPTELGQRLLNHVQQVRLLERDLQSQVPALDDSDLPERLRIALNADSLATWWAAAVAPFCAGHRVLLDHVVEDQAVGLKRMRAGEVAACVCAAERPLAGARSQYLGAMRYRALASPAFIERHLAGRPSAEALAKAPAIVFGPDDRLQHRYITAVGGSDGFIHHLCPSSEGFVRMLQSGLGWGLVPELQVRGELERGELVDVLSGPPIDVPLYWHHWRNGGALLDELTRHLVRCAGSWLVLG from the coding sequence ATGTTCGACTACAAGCTGCTCGCCGCGCTCGCGGCCGTTGTCGAGCAGGCCGGCTTCGAGCGTGCGGCCCAGGTCCTGGGCCTGTCCCAGTCGGCCGTTTCGCAGCGCATCAAGCTCCTGGAGGCGCGCGTCGGCCAGCCGGTGTTGCTGCGCTCGATGCCGCCCCGGCCGACCGAGCTGGGCCAGCGCCTGCTCAATCACGTGCAGCAGGTGCGATTGCTCGAGCGGGACCTGCAGAGCCAGGTCCCGGCGCTGGACGACAGCGACCTGCCCGAGCGGCTGCGCATCGCGCTGAACGCCGACAGCCTGGCGACCTGGTGGGCCGCAGCGGTCGCGCCGTTCTGCGCCGGGCATCGGGTGTTGCTCGACCACGTGGTCGAGGATCAGGCGGTCGGGCTCAAGCGCATGCGCGCCGGCGAGGTCGCCGCTTGCGTGTGTGCCGCCGAGCGGCCGCTGGCAGGCGCGCGCAGCCAGTATCTGGGGGCGATGCGTTACCGCGCACTGGCCAGCCCGGCGTTCATCGAACGGCACCTGGCAGGACGGCCCTCGGCCGAAGCCCTGGCCAAGGCGCCGGCCATCGTCTTCGGGCCGGATGATCGCCTGCAGCACCGCTACATCACGGCGGTGGGGGGCTCGGACGGCTTTATCCACCATCTCTGCCCGTCGTCGGAGGGCTTTGTCCGCATGCTGCAGAGCGGGCTGGGCTGGGGGCTCGTGCCGGAGCTGCAGGTGCGCGGCGAACTTGAACGGGGCGAGCTGGTCGATGTGCTGTCCGGGCCGCCGATCGACGTTCCGCTGTACTGGCACCACTGGCGCAACGGCGGCGCCTTGCTGGACGAGCTGACCCGGCACCTGGTGCGCTGCGCTGGCAGCTGGCTGGTGCTCGGCTGA